Proteins from a single region of Acidiferrobacteraceae bacterium:
- a CDS encoding transposase encodes MPPKSRNYLPGIPAYVVLRNCGSDCFRTEEDCQFYLDVLWQGCQKFDVQLHAYCLLPDRVHLLLTQEQERQGIDDVLHYLDAHYAAHLTSSGYTESLWEGGHQVSLIDADTYLLSCYLHIELAPVEARLAEHPQDYRWSSFTTHAFGVRNSRILDHYLYHALGNTPEQRRDAYAGLAGKPIAREDLQKIHESLVFGQPLGSARFRAQIKKAQEKRMGQNFGPHGIRDSGDPSFVRN; translated from the coding sequence ATGCCGCCGAAATCCAGAAACTATTTGCCCGGAATTCCCGCATACGTGGTGCTGCGTAACTGTGGAAGCGATTGCTTTCGCACGGAAGAGGATTGCCAGTTCTATCTGGATGTACTGTGGCAGGGTTGTCAGAAATTCGATGTCCAGCTGCATGCGTATTGCCTGCTACCCGACCGGGTGCATCTCCTCCTCACGCAGGAGCAGGAACGCCAGGGGATCGATGATGTTCTGCATTATCTTGATGCCCACTATGCCGCGCATTTGACGTCAAGCGGCTATACGGAATCCCTCTGGGAAGGTGGCCATCAGGTCAGCCTCATCGATGCCGACACGTATCTCCTGAGTTGCTATTTGCACATTGAACTGGCCCCGGTTGAGGCCCGGCTCGCGGAACACCCGCAAGACTATCGCTGGTCCAGTTTCACCACTCATGCTTTCGGCGTCCGGAACTCGCGCATTCTGGATCACTATCTCTATCACGCGCTGGGCAACACACCCGAACAGCGCCGGGATGCCTACGCCGGGTTGGCGGGCAAGCCCATCGCCCGGGAAGACCTGCAAAAAATCCACGAATCGCTGGTGTTCGGTCAGCCTTTGGGAAGCGCGCGGTTTCGTGCGCAAATCAAGAAGGCGCAGGAAAAGCGTATGGGCCAGAATTTCGGGCCTCACGGCATTCGGGATTCTGGCGATCCGAGTTTCGTGCGCAACTGA
- a CDS encoding MFS transporter produces the protein MKKNVLLLAACQALMMTANSLLVTTTALVGYRLAADKALATLPMAMQMLATMMTTIPASLLMKRIGRRSGFLVGAIIGLFGAVLATVAVLDHQFLLYITGAALIGSFNGFGNYYRFAAADTATDDWRSRAVSFVMAGGVIAALAGPNLARYTAHLIPEAVYAGSIGSTIVLYLASLFLLSLVRIPPEPGEVHGTMRRLGEIARQPLYLAALVGGAAGYGAMVLIMTATPLAMHRYAYSFSDTAFVIQWHVLGMFAPSFVTGYLIARFGALNIIMTGALLILACVAANLTGTAMAHFWVALLLLGTGWNFMFIGATTLLTVTYAPAEKAKSQALNDFTVFTIVTLASLSSGALLQFVGWRMVNLAVIPLMLLALVVTAWQRLKSSPTSIRGF, from the coding sequence ATGAAGAAGAATGTCCTGCTTCTGGCGGCGTGCCAGGCCCTGATGATGACCGCCAATTCCCTGTTGGTCACAACAACGGCGCTGGTCGGATACCGGCTTGCAGCGGACAAGGCGCTGGCGACCTTGCCCATGGCAATGCAGATGCTCGCTACCATGATGACGACGATTCCCGCCTCCCTGTTGATGAAACGCATAGGCCGGCGCAGCGGTTTCCTCGTGGGCGCCATCATTGGTTTGTTCGGCGCCGTGCTCGCCACCGTTGCGGTGCTCGACCATCAGTTTCTGCTCTATATCACTGGAGCGGCGTTGATCGGTTCATTCAACGGATTCGGGAACTACTACCGATTTGCCGCGGCAGACACCGCGACGGACGACTGGCGCAGTCGCGCAGTTTCATTCGTAATGGCCGGAGGAGTCATCGCGGCCCTGGCCGGACCGAATCTGGCGCGCTACACGGCGCACCTGATTCCCGAGGCAGTGTATGCGGGTAGCATAGGCAGCACGATCGTGCTCTACCTTGCCTCGCTCTTTCTTCTGAGCCTGGTCCGCATACCCCCTGAACCGGGCGAAGTTCACGGGACCATGCGCCGCCTGGGCGAGATTGCGCGCCAACCCTTGTATCTCGCTGCGCTGGTCGGTGGGGCAGCCGGCTACGGCGCGATGGTGTTGATTATGACCGCGACACCTCTGGCCATGCACAGGTATGCATACAGTTTTTCCGATACGGCCTTTGTCATTCAGTGGCACGTGCTCGGGATGTTTGCGCCTTCGTTCGTCACCGGTTACCTGATCGCCAGATTCGGAGCGCTCAATATCATCATGACCGGCGCGCTGCTGATCCTGGCGTGCGTAGCAGCCAATCTGACGGGAACGGCCATGGCGCATTTCTGGGTGGCGCTGTTGTTGCTTGGGACGGGCTGGAATTTCATGTTTATCGGTGCGACTACCTTGTTGACCGTAACCTATGCGCCCGCGGAAAAAGCGAAGTCACAGGCCTTGAATGACTTTACCGTCTTCACGATCGTGACGTTGGCATCCCTCTCTTCGGGTGCCCTATTACAGTTTGTGGGCTGGCGCATGGTCAACCTTGCTGTAATTCCATTGATGCTTCTGGCCCTGGTGGTGACTGCCTGGCAGCGACTGAAGTCTTCTCCGACCTCCATACGTGGATTTTGA
- a CDS encoding SprT family zinc-dependent metalloprotease, which yields MDDTDYTVRFSRRARRISLRVLPHGAVEVVVPEGCDEQTVPYFVARHREWISRTRDRFKGASRVAPEQNGPRPARIRLAAVNEDWRVVYDPAAGRLGTHSGAGYLRLPDVGDKATAVLLRRWMRGRATEHFHPWLREMAVEHGFSVNKVYTRIQRSRWGSCSARNNISVNANLLFLRPAVVRYLFVHELCHTVHLNHSPEYWRLVAELEPQWKSLDRELSEGYRSIPSWALPFG from the coding sequence ATGGATGACACGGATTACACGGTGCGTTTCAGTCGCAGGGCCCGGCGCATCTCTCTTCGCGTGCTACCCCACGGCGCGGTGGAGGTTGTTGTGCCCGAAGGCTGTGACGAGCAAACCGTTCCGTATTTTGTTGCCCGCCACCGGGAGTGGATTTCCCGTACACGCGATCGTTTCAAGGGGGCCTCGCGGGTCGCGCCGGAACAGAATGGCCCGCGCCCCGCGCGGATCCGGCTCGCGGCTGTCAACGAGGACTGGCGGGTGGTCTACGATCCGGCAGCCGGACGTCTTGGTACGCACAGCGGGGCAGGGTATCTGCGCCTGCCCGATGTCGGAGACAAGGCCACTGCTGTCCTGCTTCGACGGTGGATGCGAGGTCGCGCCACGGAGCATTTCCATCCCTGGCTGCGCGAGATGGCCGTTGAGCATGGTTTTTCCGTGAACAAGGTATACACCCGAATTCAGCGCAGTCGTTGGGGAAGTTGCTCAGCCCGCAACAACATCAGTGTCAATGCCAACCTCCTGTTCCTGCGCCCCGCCGTGGTTCGGTATCTGTTCGTGCACGAGCTCTGTCACACGGTGCATCTCAACCACTCGCCCGAGTACTGGCGTCTGGTAGCGGAACTGGAGCCGCAGTGGAAGTCACTCGACCGCGAGTTGAGCGAGGGGTATCGAAGTATTCCCTCGTGGGCGCTGCCCTTCGGGTGA
- a CDS encoding CsgG/HfaB family protein has protein sequence MKRLLILGSALLLAQTIFSSSAAAAGKPVVAVAEFHNSARSVYWWNSNVGWDLSDMLTSELANTGKFRVVERAKLQHVLREQDLGASGRVAKSSAARVGKLTGARYLVMGSVATYRENASGSKGGVSFGGVHVGGSKQQAYISVDLRVVDSTTGEILYSRTVEARAKGKSSNVGLNRGGLRLNQSSHKKTPAGKVIRAVIMEASDYLTCAMVDKGGCMKEFDRKERKRRAKDKKAIHLD, from the coding sequence ATGAAGAGACTACTGATCCTAGGTAGCGCGCTGCTACTGGCGCAGACGATTTTCAGCAGTTCTGCCGCCGCAGCCGGCAAACCGGTGGTGGCGGTTGCAGAATTTCACAACAGTGCTCGTTCCGTCTATTGGTGGAACAGCAATGTCGGCTGGGATCTTTCGGACATGCTGACCAGTGAACTGGCGAATACCGGCAAGTTCCGCGTTGTTGAGCGGGCGAAATTGCAGCACGTGCTCCGGGAGCAGGACCTGGGGGCATCCGGAAGAGTTGCCAAGAGTTCGGCGGCCCGCGTCGGGAAACTGACCGGCGCCAGGTACCTCGTTATGGGATCGGTGGCGACGTACAGGGAGAATGCCAGCGGCTCCAAGGGCGGCGTTTCCTTCGGCGGCGTCCACGTCGGGGGCAGCAAGCAGCAGGCATACATTTCCGTGGATCTGCGGGTAGTCGACTCCACCACCGGAGAAATCCTGTATTCGCGCACCGTCGAGGCCAGGGCAAAAGGCAAGAGTTCGAATGTTGGCTTGAATCGCGGCGGACTCCGGCTCAATCAGAGTAGTCATAAGAAGACTCCGGCCGGCAAGGTGATCCGCGCCGTTATTATGGAGGCATCGGATTACCTGACCTGCGCTATGGTCGACAAGGGTGGTTGCATGAAGGAGTTCGACCGCAAGGAGCGCAAACGCCGTGCGAAAGACAAGAAGGCGATCCATCTGGATTAA
- a CDS encoding SET domain-containing protein, whose amino-acid sequence MTFVAPSPIHGKGLFAKEPISSETYIGTYLGPKAKKNGSHVLWVYDEETDDVVGRRGLNKLRYLNHSDKPNAEFDGFDLYALRRIREGEEITIDYDPL is encoded by the coding sequence ATGACTTTCGTCGCGCCTTCGCCGATACACGGCAAAGGCCTTTTTGCAAAAGAACCGATTTCCAGCGAGACATACATCGGTACGTATCTGGGGCCGAAAGCGAAAAAGAACGGGTCCCATGTACTGTGGGTCTATGACGAAGAGACCGATGATGTGGTCGGCCGGCGCGGCCTGAACAAGCTGCGATACCTGAATCACAGCGACAAGCCCAATGCCGAGTTCGACGGTTTTGATCTCTATGCCTTGCGCAGGATTCGCGAGGGTGAGGAAATAACGATCGACTACGATCCGCTATAG
- a CDS encoding protein kinase: MARATMAKKKQTTKAQQITEFYFYPGRILAGRYEVISRLGAGWEGEVYLIREVATGIERTAKFFFPQRNPRDKAAKFYAKKLHKLRHCPMVIQYYSQDRITYRGVPVTFLVSEYVEGELLSQFLARQPGKRLAPFQAIHLLHALASGIECVHQLGEYHGDLHTDNIIVQRFGLGFDLRLLDFYQWQAPRRENIRDDVINMIHIFYEALGGQKHYAKQPPEVKAIVCGLKRTLILQKFRRASQLRIYLETMKWGA, encoded by the coding sequence GTGGCGCGGGCGACAATGGCGAAAAAGAAGCAGACAACAAAGGCCCAGCAGATTACGGAGTTCTATTTCTATCCGGGACGCATCCTCGCGGGTCGCTATGAAGTGATTTCGCGACTGGGAGCCGGATGGGAGGGCGAGGTCTACCTGATCCGCGAGGTCGCTACCGGCATCGAACGAACAGCAAAATTCTTTTTCCCACAGCGGAATCCCAGGGACAAGGCAGCGAAGTTCTATGCCAAGAAGCTGCACAAGCTGCGGCACTGTCCAATGGTCATCCAGTACTACAGCCAGGACCGGATTACCTACCGGGGCGTTCCCGTTACATTTCTTGTGTCCGAGTACGTAGAAGGCGAACTGCTCAGTCAGTTCCTTGCCCGGCAACCGGGCAAACGCCTCGCCCCCTTTCAGGCCATCCACCTGCTGCATGCACTGGCAAGCGGCATCGAGTGCGTCCATCAGCTCGGCGAGTATCACGGTGACCTGCATACGGACAATATCATCGTCCAGCGCTTCGGCCTGGGCTTCGACCTCCGACTGCTGGATTTCTATCAGTGGCAAGCACCTCGTCGCGAGAACATTCGCGATGACGTGATCAACATGATCCACATCTTCTACGAGGCGCTTGGCGGCCAGAAGCACTACGCCAAACAGCCGCCCGAGGTGAAGGCCATCGTCTGCGGTCTGAAGCGAACCCTGATCCTGCAAAAGTTTCGACGGGCATCGCAGTTGCGCATCTACCTGGAAACCATGAAATGGGGCGCGTAG